The Aneurinibacillus uraniidurans genome segment ATCAAAAGTAATGTCTACTGGAGATTTTACGCAAACGGTCGAAACCGATTCTGTTGATGAATTTGGACAAATGGCAGATAACTTCAATGACATGACAACAAAGGTTCGTGATATGATGCTCCAGGTAGCAAATAATTCACACCATGTTGCCTCAACTTCCGAGCAATTAACAGCTAGTGCTGAGCAAACGAGCAAAGCAACCGAACAAATTTCCGAAGCCATTCAACAGGTTGCTGCTGGTGCGGATACACAATCTGGTATTGTTACCACTACTCATACCATCGTAACGCGTGTATCCGATGACATACAGCAAATTACAGATCGTGTCCATGAAGTTAGCAAAGCATCTCAACACGCTGCACAGACATCGATCAGTGGTAGTCAAATCGTCGAAACTGCTCGTGCACATATGAATCTGATAAACGAAAAAGTTCAGCATTCTGACGATGTTATCCATGCACTCGGTCAAAAATCGGAAGAAATCGGAAAGATTGTATCGCTTATCACTTCAATTGCTGGACAAACAAATTTACTAGCGCTAAATGCCGCCATCGAAGCCGCCCGCGCTGGGGAACACGGACGTGGATTTGCCGTTGTTGCCGACGAAGTTCGTAAACTAGCTGAACAATCCGCCCATGCGGCTGAGGACATTGGGGATTTAATTACCCACATTCAATCCGAGACAGAGAAAGCTGTGCAAGCCATGCAAGAAGGAAGTTCAGCTGTTAGTGAAGGAATAGGTATGGTCGACAATGCTTCTACAGCCTTTGAAGAAATTCGTACCGCTGTACAAGATGTATCGAGTCAAATTGAAAGGGTAACGGAAGTTGTTGCTCACATTCAAACGGACACACGACAAATGATCCAATCCATGGATGAGCTAACTGACATTTCCGAAGCGGCTGCTGAAAATACGCAGCATGTTGCCGCCGCTGTTGAAGAACAAACTGCTTCTATGGAAGAAGTGGCATCTGCCTCTATTATGCTCTCTAAAATGGCTGAAGAGCTACATGAGGTGATCAATCGTTTTAAGATATAATGGCGAAAAGCCTCCCACTATCTGGGAGGCTTTTCACTATCTCTTTCGTTCGTCAACTTTTTATTCATCACGATGCCCATATGAATGGTAATGATGTGGATAGTAAGGATATGGTGGGTAGTATGGATATGGTGGATATGGCGGGTATGGCGGGTAGTACGGATACGGGTAATAATAAGGTGGATAGTAAGGATAAGGTCGAGGACGTGGGTAATAGTAATACGGACGCTCCTCTATTTGCTGTTCCACATTAACAGGTACATATTCCTGCATTTTTATTTCCTCCTATTATCTTGTATAGAGATCATCATCTACATTACCTGATATATGCCTATAGATAAAAAGTGGTGCTTGTGCACCAGGAATTATACAAACGTGAACCTCCATGTATATAAAACAAAAAGCCTGCCAGATATTTAAAAAACATCGGATTGGCAGGCTTAGACGTTCCTATACTATTTTTTTGTGTTACTAAGCTTTTTCAAAAGAGACGGGCAGGGTGTGCAAACCTCGAAATCCAATTAGGCCTCTCCATTGTGGGGTCTTTGTGTCCAGTTGCAGCGTAGGCATCCTCCGCAGCAACGTACGAATGGCAATATCCGCTTCTAAACGTGCCAACGGAGCACCTAAACAAAAATGAATACCGGTTCCAAATGCAAGATGATGATTCGGTGTTCGAGTGATATCGAGTTGGTCCGGATTAGAAAATACCTCTGGATCTCGATTCGCCGCTCCTAGTATAATATACACTTGCTGCCCTTTTCGAATGATCTTTCCACCGATTTCAACGTCTTCTGTTGCAAAGCGAACCGTCATCTGTGTCGGGCTCTCATATCGTAAAATTTCCTCAATAGCCGTTGAAATAAGCACAGGATTTTCTCTTAATTTTTCACATTGCTGAGGATGCTGTAGCAAGGAAAGCATTCCATTCCCAATTAGATTCATCGTAGTCTCATGTCCAGCAATCAACAACAAGATACACATGGCGACCAGCTCGTCTTCATTCAATCGGTCGCCTTGTTCTTCAGCTTGAATGAGCTGACTCATTAAATCATTTTGGGGATGCCGTCGACACTGCTCGATTAGACTGTGGAAGTACCCTATGAGCTTTCTAGCCACCTCTCCACCTTGATCGAGCGACTCTTCTGTTCTGCTCAAATCAATGGTACGAATCAAAACATTCGCCCACTCTCTAAACTGTTCCCGCTCGTCAATCGGTATGCCTAGCATTTTCGTAATGACAATAACGGGGAGCGGAAACGCAAACTCCGAGATGAGCTCCATTTTTCCTGTAGGCTGTATCTCATCAAGAAGCTCATTCACCGTTTCTTCGATATACGGATATAACTCCTGGATCATATGAGGAGTAAACGCTTTGCTTACGAGCATCCGCAGTCGTGTATGATCAGGGGGATTTTGGAAGAGCATCATATTTTTTTGAATGTGAGCAAGCGGTCCATACGCTTCAGAAGTTTCCGGAATTCGCATCCGCTTTTCAAAGCGACAATCTTTGAGAATGGAGAATGCCTCTTTATAACTTGTGACAAACCAGTCCTCCTGATCAATCGAGGAGACCCAGTGCACCGGAGCTGTAGCTCGAAGTGCATCGTAAAACGGATATGGATTTGTCCGAAACTCTGGTGATAATGGATTGAACCTGCTTACCTGTACGATATTTTCTGCCATTATGACAACCTTCCTCTCTTCAAACAAATGGTTATCCGATGATCCCTATTTCTTTTCCAACCTTCTTAAAACTAGCAAGCGCTTTCTCGATTTCGAAAACGGTGTGTGTGGCCATGACCGTTACCCGAATTCGACTTGATCCTTCCGCAACAGTAGGTGGTCGGATCGCTGGAGCGAATATCCCCTCTTCTTCTAACAGGCGAGAAAAACGAACTGCTTGTTTCGCATCGCCAATAATAACGGCAATAATCGGTGTGTTTCCTTCAATGAGCGTAAAGCCACATTGCTGAAGACCGGATCGTATATAAGTCGCATTCTCTCGCAATGTCTGCCGCCGTTCAGGCTCCAACTGAATGAGTTCAATCCCCTTCATTGCAGCTGCCACTACACTAGGTGAAAGAGATGTTTGAAAAATAAACGAACGCGCATAATTACGCAAATAGTTCGTGACCGATGCAGCAGCGGCTACGTACCCGCCTTCCGCTCCAATGGCTTTACTTAATGTCCCCATTGTCAGCTGAACTTTATCGCTTAATCCAAAGTGTTCCGCTGTGCCTGCCCCTGTTGCTCCGAGTACCCCGGTGGCATGTGCATCATCTACCATCACCCATGCTCCGTATCGCTCGGCTAGCTCCACAATCTCTGGAAGGGGCGCAATCGTACCGTCCATGCTGAAAATTCCATCTGTTACGATTAGTTTCTTTTTATGCTGAACAGCTTGTTGTAATTTTTCTTCTAAGTCTTGCATATTAGCATGTTGATAAATAAATGTTTGTGCTTTGCTCAAGCGACACCCATCAATAATGCTTGCGTGATTTAATGCATCACTGAAAATCGCATCTCCTTCTCTCATAAGAGCGGAGATGATTCCGAGATTCGCTAAATACCCGCTGCTAAATACGATTGCATCTTCTTTTCTTTTAAAGGAAGCAATCTTTTTTTCAAGCTGTTCGTGTAATGTAAAATTTCCTGTTGTCAGGCGAGAACCACCGCTTCCTGTCCCATACCGTTGAATCGCTTGTGCCGCCGCTTCTTTCATTTTCTGATCTGTGGCAAGTCCAAGATAATTATTCGTAGAGAACACATGAATGTTTTGGTTCTCCTCGACAACTCGAAGTGTACGAAGCAGGCCCTTGGCTTCTGTTTCACCTAGAGCATCCTTTAACGCCGCTTCAAAGGTATCCATAGCCATTTCCTCCTCACCCAATCCAGACCGGTTTTCGTTCTAGATACTCAATATATGACTCGATGTCTGTTCCTTCTTTCACAAAAAATATCCGCCCGCCAGAAAGCTCGCCCTTCCTTTTTAAATGCGAAATCCTACAATACCCCAGTTCACAGCTGCCCACATATCCTGTGACATACTCAGGATCATCGGACCAGCACAGCTCCGCTACTGTATAGGGAGACCGAGCAACTTTTGTTGCTAAAGCAATCGCTTCCGCAATACG includes the following:
- a CDS encoding cytochrome P450 — encoded protein: MAENIVQVSRFNPLSPEFRTNPYPFYDALRATAPVHWVSSIDQEDWFVTSYKEAFSILKDCRFEKRMRIPETSEAYGPLAHIQKNMMLFQNPPDHTRLRMLVSKAFTPHMIQELYPYIEETVNELLDEIQPTGKMELISEFAFPLPVIVITKMLGIPIDEREQFREWANVLIRTIDLSRTEESLDQGGEVARKLIGYFHSLIEQCRRHPQNDLMSQLIQAEEQGDRLNEDELVAMCILLLIAGHETTMNLIGNGMLSLLQHPQQCEKLRENPVLISTAIEEILRYESPTQMTVRFATEDVEIGGKIIRKGQQVYIILGAANRDPEVFSNPDQLDITRTPNHHLAFGTGIHFCLGAPLARLEADIAIRTLLRRMPTLQLDTKTPQWRGLIGFRGLHTLPVSFEKA
- a CDS encoding methyl-accepting chemotaxis protein, which gives rise to MKLTSIKMRTMVSILPLTIVTLLIIVVISYSYSRSLIEQEINQKMENQMASVSNELQIRITAHSTVTRGLARAIEAAPTSLTPPQYTALLKNSLSLSSDTFGTGVFFEPNKYRPNLKYFSYYAYRTGDKVTVTDEYSDPKYDYPSQDWYSRGKNSPQAIVYSPPYFDTSTNVTMVTATAPFYDQNKNFLGAATGDIDITELQKIIRNTKVGNTGWAFLVDNTGTYLTNPDEKKVMKTKLAQDPNKSLASLSTQMANEKNGHSVFEDRNGKNQIFFTRIPQTDWVLALVMPEHELFSPLQSLTKTLAAVSVIAILIIIAVILLYSRYITSNITRINHLSKVMSTGDFTQTVETDSVDEFGQMADNFNDMTTKVRDMMLQVANNSHHVASTSEQLTASAEQTSKATEQISEAIQQVAAGADTQSGIVTTTHTIVTRVSDDIQQITDRVHEVSKASQHAAQTSISGSQIVETARAHMNLINEKVQHSDDVIHALGQKSEEIGKIVSLITSIAGQTNLLALNAAIEAARAGEHGRGFAVVADEVRKLAEQSAHAAEDIGDLITHIQSETEKAVQAMQEGSSAVSEGIGMVDNASTAFEEIRTAVQDVSSQIERVTEVVAHIQTDTRQMIQSMDELTDISEAAAENTQHVAAAVEEQTASMEEVASASIMLSKMAEELHEVINRFKI
- the bioF gene encoding 8-amino-7-oxononanoate synthase, whose amino-acid sequence is MDTFEAALKDALGETEAKGLLRTLRVVEENQNIHVFSTNNYLGLATDQKMKEAAAQAIQRYGTGSGGSRLTTGNFTLHEQLEKKIASFKRKEDAIVFSSGYLANLGIISALMREGDAIFSDALNHASIIDGCRLSKAQTFIYQHANMQDLEEKLQQAVQHKKKLIVTDGIFSMDGTIAPLPEIVELAERYGAWVMVDDAHATGVLGATGAGTAEHFGLSDKVQLTMGTLSKAIGAEGGYVAAAASVTNYLRNYARSFIFQTSLSPSVVAAAMKGIELIQLEPERRQTLRENATYIRSGLQQCGFTLIEGNTPIIAVIIGDAKQAVRFSRLLEEEGIFAPAIRPPTVAEGSSRIRVTVMATHTVFEIEKALASFKKVGKEIGIIG